TTCGCCCGAATGCTGAGTCTCTACGGCCTAAAGTGGATGGCAGACATCCATCCACGAACGGAGACGCCAATGAACGCAGCCTTGCCCGAGCAAGCCACGCAACAGACCGCCGCCTGGGAGAACCCCATGGGCACCGACGGTTTCGAATTCATCGAATACGCCGCACCCGATCCGCAGGCCATGGGCAAAGTGTTCGAAGGCATGGGCTTCAAGCCCGTGGCACGGCACCGCCACAAGAACGTCACCCTGTACCGCCAGGGCGAGATCAACTTCATCATCAATGCCGAGCCCGACAGCTTCGCGCAGCGCTTTGCGCGCATGCACGGCCCCAGCGTCTGCGCCATCGCCTTCCGCGTGCACGATGCCAAGGCCGCCTACGAGCGCGCCCTGGGGCTGGGCGCCTGGGGCTATGCCGGCACCGCCGGCCCGGGCGAGCTGAACATTCCCGCCATCAAGGGCATCGGCGACAGCCTGATCTATCTGGTGGACCGCTGGCGCGGCAAGGGCGGCGCGCAGCCCGGCGACATCGGCAACATCGGCTTCTTCGACGTGGACTTCGAGCCGCTGCCCGGCGTGTCGGCCGAAGAAGCGCTCAACCCCCACGGCCATGGCCTGACCTACATCGACCACCTGACGCACAACGTGCACCGGGGCCGCATGAACGAATGGGCCGGGTTCTACGAGCGCCTGTTCGGCTTCCGCGAGATCAAGTACTTCGACATCGAAGGCCAGGTCACCGGCGTCAAGAGCAAGGCCATGACCAGCCCCTGCGGCAAGATCCGCATCCCGATCAACGAAGAGGGCAAGGAAAAGGCCGGCCAGATCCAGGAATACCTGGACATGTACAACGGCGAGGGCATCCAGCACATCGCCATGGGCTCGGACGACCTGTACGCCACGGTGGACGCGCTGCGCGGCGCCGGGGTGCGCCTGCTGGACACCATCGACACCTACTACGAACTGGTGGACAAGCGCATTCCCGGCCACGGCGAGCCGCTGGCAGAACTACACCGACGCAAGATCCTCGTGGACGGCAAGAAGGACGCGCTGCTGCTGCAGATCTTCAGCGAGAACCAGCTCGGCCCCATCTTCTTCGAGTTCATCCAGCGCAAGGGCGACGACGGCTTCGGCAACGGCAATTTCAAGGCGCTGTTCGAGAGCATCGAGCTCGACCAGATGCGCCGGGGCGTGCTGAAGTCCGACTGAGACAACGCCTGTAACCGAATGCAGCTTCACGGTAACGCATCTCTATACTGCGGCACGTCTTAGACCCGGAGGAGATACCGTGAAGTTATTGAACGCCAGTGCCTATCTGGGGGGTGCATTGCTGTGCATGGCAGGACTTGCCGCGCACGCGCAGACCCCTTCCGCGCCGCTGAAGATCATCGTGCCCTACCCTGCGGGCGGGCCGGTCGATGCCTCGGCCCACATCGTTGCCGAAGGCGCCAAGGCGGCGCTGGGCAACCTGGCGGTGGAGAACAAGCCCGGCGCGGGCGGCAACGTCGGCGCCGATCTGGTGGCGAAAGCCCCGGCCGGCGGCAACCTGCTGGTGATGGGCGCGGTGGCCACGCATGCGGTGAACCCCTGGCTGTACAAGAACTTTCCGTACGACCCGATCAAGGACTTCAAGCCGATCGCCCTCGTCGCGCGCACGCCCAACGTGCTGGTGATGAGCGCCGAGCAGGCCAAGAGCCTGAACATCGGCAGCACGACCGAACTGGTGCATTACCTCAAGAAGCACCCGGACCAGCTCAAGTACGGTTCGGGCGGCAACGGCAGCATCGGCCACATCGCGGCCGAGATGTTCAAGTCGCTGACCAACACGCGCATGGCGCACGTGCCGTTCCAGGGTTCGTCCCCGGCGCTCAAGGCACTGCAGGCCCAGGAAGTGAGCCTGGTGTTCGACAACTTGGCTTCGTCGCTGCCGCTCATCAAGGCGGGCAAGCTGAAGGCGCTGGGCGTGACCTCGCTGGGCCGGGACGACGACCTGCCCGACGTGCGCAGCATCAACGACGAAGTGCAGGGCTTCAACGTGGTGACGTGGTTCGGGCTGTTCGCCCCGATCGCGCTGCCCGATGCCGATGCCCGCCGCTACGCCATGGCCTTCAGCGCGGGCATGAAGTCGCCGGCCAGCACGGAGCGCTTCAAGAAGATGGGCCTCGACCCCGAGGACCTGACGCTGGAGAGCTTCGGCCAGTTCGTGCGCTCGGAGCACAGCAAGTACGGTTTTCTGATCAAGGCCGCAAAGATCAAGATGGATTAGCCGCGGCCGGGGGCAGGACGCCCGGGGCTGCGGCATGGATACAAAAACCCAAGGAGCCAAACATGGGACAGCCCCCCGTCGTCTACGGACAATCCGATCGCCCACCCCGCGGCGACTACGCCCGCGCCAACGCCGACTACACCTGCGCGCAGGACTACGAGGCCTACACCGCGGCCGACCACGACACCTACCGGCGCCTGT
This region of Acidovorax sp. GBBC 1281 genomic DNA includes:
- the hppD gene encoding 4-hydroxyphenylpyruvate dioxygenase; amino-acid sequence: MNAALPEQATQQTAAWENPMGTDGFEFIEYAAPDPQAMGKVFEGMGFKPVARHRHKNVTLYRQGEINFIINAEPDSFAQRFARMHGPSVCAIAFRVHDAKAAYERALGLGAWGYAGTAGPGELNIPAIKGIGDSLIYLVDRWRGKGGAQPGDIGNIGFFDVDFEPLPGVSAEEALNPHGHGLTYIDHLTHNVHRGRMNEWAGFYERLFGFREIKYFDIEGQVTGVKSKAMTSPCGKIRIPINEEGKEKAGQIQEYLDMYNGEGIQHIAMGSDDLYATVDALRGAGVRLLDTIDTYYELVDKRIPGHGEPLAELHRRKILVDGKKDALLLQIFSENQLGPIFFEFIQRKGDDGFGNGNFKALFESIELDQMRRGVLKSD
- a CDS encoding Bug family tripartite tricarboxylate transporter substrate binding protein, with the translated sequence MAGLAAHAQTPSAPLKIIVPYPAGGPVDASAHIVAEGAKAALGNLAVENKPGAGGNVGADLVAKAPAGGNLLVMGAVATHAVNPWLYKNFPYDPIKDFKPIALVARTPNVLVMSAEQAKSLNIGSTTELVHYLKKHPDQLKYGSGGNGSIGHIAAEMFKSLTNTRMAHVPFQGSSPALKALQAQEVSLVFDNLASSLPLIKAGKLKALGVTSLGRDDDLPDVRSINDEVQGFNVVTWFGLFAPIALPDADARRYAMAFSAGMKSPASTERFKKMGLDPEDLTLESFGQFVRSEHSKYGFLIKAAKIKMD